One genomic window of Elaeis guineensis isolate ETL-2024a chromosome 2, EG11, whole genome shotgun sequence includes the following:
- the LOC105061016 gene encoding receptor-like protein kinase 7: MFPSVLFYLLLCLLLFGGGRGDGQDERQILLDLKTSLGLDNIKGFESWTPDNSPCNFTGIVCNSANSVAEINLRNRGFSGELPLSSLCQLPSLSELSLGYNHLFGEFTADIRNCTGLRRLDLAFNKLTGVVPDLSPLNKLEVLNISDNGFSGPFPWSSLGNLTELAVLSLGDNGFEESPFPEVVMNLTKLTWLYLSETNIKGEIPPWIGNLTELRDLELADNFLSGEIPPEIVKLNKLWQLELYNNSLTGTFPPGFGNLSDLAFFDASMNNLEGDLSELRFLNKLISLQLFFNNLSGEVPPEFGDFRYLVNLSLYSNRLSGKLPAKLGSWAEFNFIDVSTNFLTGEIPPDMCRRGTMTRLLVLENNFSGGIPASYANCSSLSRFRVSNNSLSGVVPAGIWSLPKVNIIDLAANQFEGPIDAGIGKAKSLNQLFIGYNRFSGELPQEISGASSLVQFDAAYNQFSGQIPASIGGMKQLQSLNLPYNSISGEIPESIGSCSSLTTIDLASNNLAGPIPASIGGLPNLNSLDLSNNHLSGQIPASLSSVRFSALNLSNNQLTGAVPAGLAINAYITSFADNPGLCSDDTRYLRRCSSKLGGSSDKLRTILTCLLAVFALLLAAVGLFLFIKKRRSDRNRRMAKDPSWDLKSFRILSFDEQEIINSIKQENLIGKGGSGNVYRVELVSGKVVAVKHIWNDPAAAAAAAAAMNGNWEKSASTAAMLAGTRRSASVRSREFVAEVTTLSSIRHINVVKLYCSITSEDASLLVYEHLPNGSLWERLHAETGGKVGGLGWEARYEIAVGAARGLEYLHHGWDRPILHRDVKSSNILLDECFKPRIADFGLAKVLYPAGGGDSSAHVIPGTHGYIAPEYAYTWKVNEKSDVYSFGVVLMELVTGKRPIEPEFGDNKDIVYWVSQRMNSGESVVELLDKRIPDWAREEALKVLKVAVLCTARLPAMRPSMRTVVQMLEEAGAKGQRLKDDMVEIGGYKFEGNEGCEKVKLSP, translated from the exons ATGTTCCCATCCGTTCTCTTCTATCTcctcctctgcctcctcctctTCGGAGGAGGCAGAGGAGACGGCCAAGACGAGCGCCAAATTCTATTAGACCTCAAAACTTCTCTCGGGCTTGACaacatcaaaggcttcgaatccTGGACGCCGGACAATTCCCCATGCAATTTCACCGGAATCGTCTGCAATTCCGCCAACTCCGTCGCCGAGATCAACCTAAGGAACAGGGGTTTTTCAGGAGAGCTACCGCTATCTTCTCTCTGCCAGCTCCcctccctctccgagctctcaCTCGGATACAATCACCTCTTTGGTGAATTCACCGCCGACATTAGAAACTGCACCGGCCTCCGGCGCCTGGATCTCGCCTTCAATAAACTCACGGGAGTCGTCCCCGACTTGTCCCCTCTCAACAAGCTCGAGGTACTGAATATCTCCGATAACGGGTTCTCGGGTCCGTTCCCGTGGAGCTCTCTCGGTAACCTCACCGAGCTGGCAGTTCTGAGCCTGGGGGATAACGGGTTCGAGGAAAGCCCATTTCCGGAGGTGGTCATGAATCTAACCAAGCTCACCTGGCTCTACCTCTCTGAAACCAATATCAAGGGCGAAATCCCGCCGTGGATCGGGAATCTGACGGAGCTCCGGGATCTCGAGCTCGCCGACAACTTCCTCTCCGGGGAGATCCCGCCGGAGATCGTGAAGCTGAACAAGCTCTGGCAGCTCGAGCTGTACAATAATTCGCTCACCGGAACGTTCCCGCCGGGGTTCGGGAACCTCTCCGATCTCGCCTTCTTCGATGCTTCCATGAATAATTTGGAAGGGGATCTTTCCGAGCTCCGTTTCCTCAACAAATTGATCTCTCTCCAgctcttttttaataatttatctgGAGAGGTCCCGCCGGAGTTCGGCGATTTCAGGTATCTTGTGAATCTTTCTTTGTATAGTAATCGTCTCTCCGGAAAGCTTCCAGCGAAGCTCGGTAGCTGGGCGGAGTTTAATTTTATCGATGTGTCGACGAATTTCCTCACCGGCGAGATCCCACCGGATATGTGCCGGAGGGGGACGATGACGAGGCTGCTCGTGCTGGAGAACAACTTCTCCGGTGGGATTCCGGCGAGCTATGCGAATTGTTCTTCGTTGAGCCGGTTCCGGGTGAGCAACAATTCGCTCTCCGGCGTGGTTCCAGCCGGGATCTGGAGCCTCCCGAAGGTGAACATAATCGATCTGGCCGCGAACCAGTTCGAAGGTCCGATCGACGCCGGGATCGGGAAAGCCAAATCACTCAACCAGCTTTTTATCGGCTACAACCGGTTCTCCGGCGAGTTGCCGCAGGAGATCTCGGGAGCGTCGTCGCTCGTGCAATTCGACGCCGCCTACAACCAATTCTCCGGCCAGATCCCGGCGAGCATCGGCGGAATGAAGCAACTCCAGTCTCTCAACCTCCCGTACAACTCAATCTCCGGCGAGATACCGGAAAGCATAGGCTCGTGCAGCTCTCTCACCACTATCGATCTTGCAAGCAACAACCTCGCCGGCCCAATCCCGGCGAGCATCGGCGGTCTCCCGAACTTAAACTCGCTGGATCTCTCCAACAACCACCTCTCCGGCCAGATCCCGGCGAGCCTCTCTTCTGTCAGATTCAGCGCTTTAAACCTATCCAACAACCAACTCACCGGCGCGGTGCCGGCCGGACTTGCTATCAACGCCTACATCACCAGCTTCGCCGACAACCCCGGCCTCTGCAGCGATGACACGCGCTACCTCCGGCGCTGCTCATCGAAGCTCGGGGGTTCATCTGACAAGCTCCGCACCATTCTAACCTGCTTGCTTGCCGTTTTCGCTCTCCTCCTCGCCGCCGTCGGTCTCTTCCTCTTCATCAAGAAACGCCGGTCCGACCGGAACCGGCGCATGGCGAAAGATCCGTCGTGGGATTTGAAATCGTTCCGGATTCTGAGCTTTGACGAGCAGGAGATCATCAACTCGATCAAGCAAGAGAATTTGATCGGCAAAGGCGGCTCGGGGAATGTGTACAGGGTGGAGCTGGTAAGCGGAAAGGTGGTGGCGGTGAAGCACATCTGGAACGACCCCGCGGCGGCGGCGGCCGCCGCCGCCGCGATGAACGGCAACTGGGAGAAGAGTGCTAGCACGGCGGCGATGCTGGCGGGGACGCGGCGGTCGGCGTCGGTGAGGTCGAGGGAGTTCGTGGCGGAGGTGACGACGCTGAGTTCCATCCGGCACATCAACGTGGTGAAGCTCTACTGCAGCATAACGAGCGAGGACGCGAGTCTTCTGGTTTACGAGCACCTGCCCAATGGGAGCCTATGGGAGAGGCTGCACGCGGAAACGGGTGGGAAGGTTGGGGGGTTGGGGTGGGAAGCGAGGTACGAGATCGCGGTGGGGGCCGCGAGGGGGTTGGAGTACCTGCACCACGGCTGGGACCGGCCGATACTACACCGGGACGTGAAGTCGAGTAATATACTGCTGGATGAGTGCTTCAAGCCTCGGATTGCCGACTTTGGGCTTGCCAAGGTACTTTACCCGGCAGGAGGTGGGGATTCCTCGGCACATGTCATCCCGGGTACCCACGGCTATATCGCCCCCG AATATGCGTACACATGGAAGGTGAACGAGAAGAGCGACGTGTATAGCTTCGGAGTGGTTCTAATGGAGCTGGTGACAGGCAAAAGGCCAATAGAGCCCGAGTTCGGTGACAACAAGGACATAGTCTACTGGGTATCCCAGAGGATGAACAGCGGGGAAAGCGTGGTGGAGCTGCTGGACAAGAGAATTCCGGACTGGGCGAGGGAGGAGGCTCTCAAGGTGCTGAAAGTTGCGGTGCTCTGCACGGCGAGGCTTCCGGCCATGAGGCCGTCCATGAGGACGGTGGTCCAGATGCTCGAGGAGGCCGGAGCCAAGGGCCAACGCTTGAAGGATGACATGGTGGAGATTGGAGGCTATAAATTTGAAGGGAATGAAGGATGTGAGAAGGTTAAGCTGAGCCCATAA